The Algoriphagus sp. TR-M9 genome has a window encoding:
- a CDS encoding SDR family oxidoreductase, which yields MTKPTEFKAQKQSLPGQQSKMKPEPEVIRKGYKGAGKLKGKKALITGGDSGIGRSVAVYFAREGADVAIVYLSEDKDAKETQRLVEKEGHQCHLIKGDLKSESFCKKAIKETKEQLGGLNILVNNAAVQHPQDALQKISKKQLQETFETNIFSFFHLSKLALDHFKEGDTIINTSSVTTYRGSEHLVDYASTKGAIVGFTRSLALMAAKDKIRVNGVAPGPIWTPLIPATFDDVEKFGQDTALGRAGQPSEVGPAYVFLASEDSSYITGQFIHVNGGEVVGG from the coding sequence ATGACTAAACCAACAGAATTTAAAGCACAAAAGCAGTCCCTTCCCGGACAGCAAAGTAAGATGAAACCCGAACCGGAGGTGATCAGAAAAGGCTATAAAGGAGCGGGCAAATTAAAGGGAAAAAAAGCCTTAATCACCGGGGGTGATAGTGGAATAGGCCGAAGCGTAGCCGTTTATTTTGCTCGTGAAGGTGCTGATGTAGCAATAGTCTACCTCAGCGAAGATAAAGATGCAAAAGAGACGCAGAGGCTAGTCGAAAAGGAAGGACATCAATGCCATTTAATCAAAGGTGATTTAAAGTCCGAATCCTTTTGCAAAAAAGCGATCAAAGAAACCAAAGAGCAACTAGGCGGCTTGAATATTTTGGTAAACAACGCTGCTGTGCAGCATCCTCAGGATGCCCTTCAGAAAATTTCCAAAAAACAGCTGCAGGAAACCTTTGAGACCAATATCTTTTCATTTTTTCATCTCTCCAAGCTGGCCTTAGACCACTTCAAAGAAGGAGATACTATCATCAATACCAGCTCTGTGACTACTTATCGTGGTAGTGAGCATCTCGTTGATTATGCGAGTACTAAAGGCGCTATAGTAGGATTTACCAGATCTCTTGCTCTTATGGCAGCAAAAGATAAAATCAGAGTCAATGGGGTAGCTCCGGGACCGATCTGGACGCCATTGATACCGGCAACCTTTGACGATGTAGAAAAATTTGGACAGGATACCGCACTTGGTAGAGCTGGACAACCCAGCGAAGTAGGCCCTGCTTATGTTTTCCTGGCAAGTGAAGACAGTTCATATATCACAGGTCAGTTTATACATGTCAATGGAGGAGAAGTAGTAGGAGGTTAA
- the mscL gene encoding large conductance mechanosensitive channel protein MscL: MKFKIIQEFKEFAIKGNMIDIAIGVIIGTAFNKVVDVLVQEIFLPPLSFLTNGINWENKKIVLREAVTIEGVTHPEEIAIGYGKLLEATVDFLIIGFTIFLVVKLMNAIRKKAEDPKNQEVVTPKNIELLSKISDLMEKQVQLLEEQKPKQ, from the coding sequence ATGAAATTTAAGATTATTCAAGAGTTTAAAGAGTTTGCCATTAAGGGCAATATGATCGACATCGCCATTGGGGTGATCATCGGTACCGCTTTCAATAAAGTGGTGGATGTACTGGTCCAAGAAATATTTCTGCCACCGCTTTCCTTTCTCACCAACGGCATTAATTGGGAAAACAAGAAGATTGTTTTACGTGAAGCAGTGACTATAGAAGGTGTTACCCACCCGGAAGAAATAGCTATAGGGTATGGAAAACTATTAGAGGCTACTGTAGATTTTTTAATCATAGGTTTTACTATTTTCCTTGTGGTCAAGCTGATGAATGCTATAAGGAAAAAGGCAGAAGATCCTAAAAATCAGGAAGTAGTCACTCCTAAAAATATTGAGCTACTGAGCAAAATTTCCGATTTGATGGAAAAGCAGGTCCAACTATTAGAAGAACAAAAGCCTAAACAATAA
- a CDS encoding catalase translates to MKENKPENAKSDDLHMNTEDSSGEVMSNNQGLRVNDDQNSLTAGDRGPTLLEDFHFREKMTHFDHERIPERVVHARGEAAHGYFESYGDFSSITKAGFLGEKGKKTPVFTRFSTVAGFKGSSDLARDVRGFAVKFYTEEGNYDLVGNNMPVFFIQDAMKFPDLIHAVKPEQDNEIPQAASAHDTFWDFISLMPESMHMIMWVMSDRALPRSLSMMEGFGVHTYRFINKEGKSVFVKFHWKPKLGTHSVIWEEAQKISGQDPDFHRRDLWESIENGNFPEWELGVQLVEEKDEHKFDFDLLDPTKLIPEELVPVKILGKMVLNRNPDNFFAETEQVAFHPGHVVPGIDFTNDPLLQGRLFSYTDTQLTRLGGPNFAEIPINRPITPVHNNQRGGFMRQTINKGKGGYNPNKASGGCPFQASMAEGGYVSHHEKIEGHKIRNRSKSFMDHFSQATLFYSSQTEVEQHHIIQALQFELGKVKSEAIRNRMVGMLTHVDQTLAEEVAKGLGIKEIQKPEAPLNHSYPADADPSDYQPTEAKTKLKKSEKLSLMASPGKGIQGRMIAILADDGVDEKSIKGFQAAIKNAGADSKIISTNSGSITASEDGSFTVDHSLMTTTSVLFDAVLVLDGSKSTQSLKNNSLAIRFIDEAYRHYKYIGINGTGESLWDLTYASKNKLPKGVLFNQDPESFIDSISSHRVWERKDADQIPV, encoded by the coding sequence ATGAAAGAGAACAAACCAGAAAATGCCAAAAGCGATGATCTTCACATGAATACTGAAGATAGCAGCGGGGAAGTAATGAGTAACAATCAGGGTTTACGAGTAAATGATGATCAGAATTCACTGACTGCCGGGGATCGTGGGCCTACCTTGTTAGAAGATTTTCATTTCAGAGAGAAAATGACTCATTTTGATCATGAGCGGATACCAGAGCGAGTAGTTCATGCCAGAGGGGAAGCAGCCCATGGATACTTTGAGAGTTATGGGGATTTTTCTTCTATTACCAAAGCCGGTTTTCTCGGAGAGAAAGGTAAAAAAACTCCGGTATTTACCAGATTCAGTACAGTGGCAGGATTCAAAGGATCTTCTGACCTCGCGCGAGACGTGCGGGGATTTGCTGTAAAATTCTATACTGAAGAAGGGAATTATGACTTGGTAGGTAATAATATGCCGGTATTTTTTATTCAGGATGCCATGAAATTCCCTGATTTGATCCATGCAGTAAAACCTGAGCAAGACAATGAAATTCCCCAAGCCGCCTCGGCTCATGACACATTTTGGGATTTTATATCTCTCATGCCCGAAAGCATGCACATGATCATGTGGGTAATGAGTGATAGGGCACTCCCCAGAAGTCTCAGCATGATGGAGGGATTTGGTGTACATACGTACCGTTTCATCAATAAGGAAGGAAAATCTGTATTTGTAAAATTCCATTGGAAACCAAAGTTGGGTACGCATTCCGTCATTTGGGAGGAGGCCCAAAAGATTTCAGGTCAGGATCCTGATTTTCATCGCAGAGACCTTTGGGAATCAATAGAAAATGGGAATTTCCCGGAATGGGAATTAGGAGTTCAGCTAGTAGAAGAAAAAGATGAACACAAATTCGATTTTGATCTTTTGGACCCTACTAAACTTATTCCTGAAGAATTGGTGCCTGTGAAGATCCTGGGCAAAATGGTACTCAACCGCAATCCTGATAATTTCTTTGCCGAAACCGAGCAGGTGGCTTTTCATCCAGGACACGTGGTACCGGGTATTGATTTCACAAATGACCCCTTGCTTCAAGGAAGGTTATTTTCCTACACTGACACCCAGCTGACCAGACTGGGAGGTCCCAATTTCGCAGAAATCCCAATCAACCGCCCTATTACTCCTGTGCATAACAATCAACGAGGAGGCTTTATGAGACAGACTATTAACAAAGGTAAAGGGGGGTATAATCCAAACAAGGCAAGTGGGGGATGTCCATTTCAAGCCTCAATGGCTGAAGGTGGGTATGTATCTCACCATGAGAAAATAGAAGGACATAAAATCAGAAACAGAAGCAAGAGCTTCATGGACCACTTTAGTCAAGCTACGCTTTTTTATAGTAGTCAAACTGAGGTGGAGCAGCATCACATTATTCAGGCACTACAGTTCGAACTGGGCAAAGTGAAAAGTGAAGCCATCCGAAATCGAATGGTAGGAATGCTGACTCATGTAGATCAGACACTTGCAGAAGAAGTGGCCAAAGGGCTTGGCATCAAAGAAATTCAAAAACCTGAAGCTCCTCTAAATCATAGCTATCCTGCTGATGCCGACCCAAGTGATTACCAACCTACTGAGGCTAAAACCAAGTTGAAAAAATCAGAAAAGTTAAGCTTAATGGCATCGCCAGGAAAAGGGATCCAAGGAAGGATGATAGCTATTTTGGCAGATGATGGTGTAGATGAAAAGTCAATCAAAGGATTTCAAGCGGCTATTAAAAATGCTGGAGCTGATTCTAAAATCATCAGCACAAATAGTGGTTCTATCACCGCGTCAGAGGATGGTTCCTTCACAGTTGATCATAGCTTAATGACCACGACTTCTGTATTGTTCGATGCGGTTCTAGTACTTGACGGATCAAAAAGCACACAGAGTTTAAAGAATAATTCTTTAGCCATTAGATTCATAGATGAAGCTTATAGGCACTACAAGTATATTGGTATCAACGGTACAGGAGAAAGTCTGTGGGATTTGACTTATGCCTCAAAAAACAAACTTCCTAAAGGCGTTTTGTTCAATCAGGATCCTGAATCTTTCATTGATTCCATTTCCTCCCATAGAGTTTGGGAAAGAAAAGATGCAGACCAAATACCTGTGTAA
- the surE gene encoding 5'/3'-nucleotidase SurE: MKILITNDDGIYSPGILELAEVASEFGEVRIVAPDVEQSSMGHAVTATRPLSYKRTHVGDFDAYRVNGTPADCVSLGSFHWDKVDVVLSGINLGPNLGNSMWHSGTLAGAKQAALLGIKGIAFSTPTQTEEYDFSKMRPYTRQVLDYLISEDGPKLVNVNFPFAPKGIMWTRQSVRQYDGLVKPSEDPMGRKHFWFTVVPLENPDEGTDRYAIENDLVSMTPLSLDLTDENQLKKLTSLNMFSQKQI; the protein is encoded by the coding sequence ATGAAAATTTTGATCACAAATGATGATGGGATTTATAGCCCGGGAATATTAGAATTGGCAGAAGTGGCGTCTGAATTCGGAGAGGTGAGAATAGTAGCTCCGGATGTGGAGCAGTCTTCGATGGGGCATGCAGTGACTGCCACTAGGCCTCTATCTTACAAAAGAACACACGTTGGAGATTTTGATGCGTACCGAGTAAATGGTACTCCGGCAGACTGCGTGTCGCTGGGCAGCTTTCACTGGGATAAAGTAGATGTAGTGCTCTCTGGAATCAATTTAGGCCCCAATCTAGGTAACTCCATGTGGCATTCCGGTACTCTCGCTGGAGCTAAACAGGCTGCCTTATTGGGAATCAAAGGAATAGCTTTCAGTACTCCCACTCAAACAGAGGAATATGATTTTTCGAAAATGAGACCTTACACCAGGCAGGTATTGGACTACTTGATCTCTGAGGATGGTCCCAAGCTCGTCAATGTCAATTTTCCTTTCGCTCCAAAAGGTATTATGTGGACCAGACAGTCAGTCCGACAGTATGATGGATTAGTCAAGCCTTCTGAGGATCCTATGGGTAGAAAACATTTTTGGTTTACAGTAGTGCCACTTGAAAACCCCGATGAGGGAACAGACCGGTACGCAATTGAAAACGATTTAGTCTCCATGACTCCCTTAAGTCTTGACCTCACTGATGAGAATCAACTAAAAAAACTGACTAGCCTGAATATGTTCAGCCAAAAACAAATTTAG
- a CDS encoding RagB/SusD family nutrient uptake outer membrane protein, with product MQNKINNKIAAVALGVVLSVGLVSCEDYLDKAPKGELTSENFFKDELQATQAVNAIYSHLRNFNVHVFSYIGITDIASDDADKGSVPGDAGFLQDINDFTFDANNTAVNGIWSGYFQGVFRANQVIANVPEIDMDEELKSRLIGEARFLRAYFYFFLVRTYGDLPLIDRPLNPDEYTQARVSKEEIYEFIEEDFSFAAANLPEKSEYDASELGRATSGAAKSFLAKVHLFQNEYQEAYDLAQEVITSGEYELYPDYEGIFRREGEHSSESIFEVSTVALEAGGGGSQFNEVQGIRGNPNNGWGFNGPSDDLMAAYEENDPRLAATIINEGDTLPSGEVVMPDPNMGENARFSRKAWLPERPPSGFGNSGANIRIFRYADLLLIAAEAANEIGNSDQALEYVNMVRERARQGNEDILPDVTTTDQAELRDAIYHERRVELAMEQHRYFDLVRQGRAQEVFADLGITWTPGKHEVYPVPQSEIDISGGSITQNPGY from the coding sequence ATGCAAAATAAGATTAACAATAAAATAGCAGCAGTAGCACTCGGTGTTGTATTGAGTGTTGGACTAGTTTCCTGCGAAGATTATTTGGACAAGGCTCCCAAAGGAGAACTGACTTCAGAAAACTTCTTCAAGGATGAGCTGCAGGCAACACAGGCGGTGAATGCCATTTATTCACACTTGAGAAATTTCAATGTACACGTGTTTTCCTACATAGGAATTACGGATATCGCTTCAGATGATGCTGACAAAGGTTCCGTACCAGGTGATGCTGGATTCCTTCAGGATATCAATGACTTCACCTTTGACGCAAATAACACCGCAGTAAACGGCATCTGGTCAGGTTACTTTCAAGGGGTTTTTCGTGCCAATCAGGTGATCGCAAATGTGCCTGAAATCGACATGGATGAGGAATTGAAAAGCCGACTAATCGGTGAAGCAAGGTTTCTAAGAGCATATTTCTACTTCTTTCTGGTAAGAACTTATGGAGATCTTCCGCTGATCGATCGCCCGCTGAACCCTGATGAATATACTCAGGCAAGGGTTTCTAAAGAGGAAATTTATGAGTTCATAGAAGAAGACTTCAGCTTTGCGGCAGCAAACCTCCCAGAAAAATCTGAGTATGATGCGTCGGAATTAGGTCGTGCCACATCTGGTGCAGCGAAGTCATTTCTGGCGAAAGTGCATCTCTTCCAAAACGAGTATCAGGAAGCTTATGACTTGGCTCAGGAAGTGATCACAAGCGGTGAATACGAACTTTATCCTGACTACGAGGGAATTTTCCGAAGAGAAGGAGAACATTCTTCCGAGAGCATTTTCGAAGTTTCCACTGTAGCTCTCGAAGCCGGAGGCGGTGGATCTCAGTTCAATGAGGTTCAAGGGATTCGTGGCAATCCAAACAACGGTTGGGGATTCAATGGCCCATCGGATGATCTGATGGCTGCTTATGAGGAAAATGACCCGAGACTTGCAGCAACCATCATCAATGAAGGAGATACACTTCCATCGGGCGAGGTAGTGATGCCAGATCCGAATATGGGCGAAAATGCTCGATTCAGTAGAAAAGCATGGCTGCCGGAGAGACCACCATCTGGATTTGGAAACAGCGGTGCAAATATTCGTATTTTCAGATATGCAGATTTGCTATTGATCGCTGCAGAGGCTGCCAATGAAATCGGAAATTCAGATCAAGCATTGGAATATGTCAATATGGTTCGTGAAAGAGCGCGTCAAGGCAATGAGGATATTTTGCCGGATGTGACTACTACTGATCAAGCTGAACTTCGGGATGCGATTTACCATGAAAGAAGAGTGGAATTGGCGATGGAGCAGCATAGATACTTTGACCTGGTAAGACAAGGAAGAGCACAGGAAGTGTTTGCGGATCTGGGAATTACCTGGACTCCTGGCAAGCATGAAGTCTATCCTGTCCCTCAGTCAGAAATAGATATTAGCGGAGGTTCTATCACCCAAAACCCGGGGTATTAA
- a CDS encoding DUF7218 family protein yields the protein MTKNHGPSIKNDEKYEALLKEGMSKQKAARIANDPNSGKKGGKAEKYDERSKKELYDKAKEVGIEGRSKMSKDGLIRALRNS from the coding sequence ATGACAAAGAACCACGGCCCAAGCATCAAAAATGATGAAAAATACGAGGCATTATTGAAAGAAGGAATGAGTAAGCAGAAAGCGGCAAGGATCGCAAATGACCCCAACTCGGGTAAAAAAGGTGGCAAAGCCGAAAAATACGATGAGCGAAGCAAAAAGGAATTGTATGACAAAGCCAAAGAAGTTGGAATCGAAGGTAGAAGTAAAATGAGCAAAGATGGATTGATTCGAGCGCTAAGGAACTCCTAA
- a CDS encoding helix-turn-helix domain-containing protein, whose translation MKKLQVHSLPLKEVIADIAKGLGTQYTQDCGEYYVQIPDSWGQGQIKGINFEGGLGLLIYDCLFYEDLEISFTVNQTHPLKFLFCLNGNLLHHFEQDGEEHALQQHQNIIVASKGYNGHVLQFQKQQKTEIYSLEVDRHRFKERMECELAKAHTNLKSIFEDELAKTSFYYNGMYSLRLGEIFEEIKTHQYTDLIKKIFLESQSYRMLVQQLIQYDDDYQGSDQRNILRQSEAHAIREAVEIMKIELDSIESLNSIAQRVGLNAKKFQNGFRHFFGKSANEYLQFLRLSLAKDLLLNTEDSIQEIKEKVGFNSQSYFSELFKKMYHDTPSNFRKTHRKGKSSLKKLL comes from the coding sequence ATGAAAAAACTTCAGGTTCATTCCTTGCCTCTTAAAGAGGTGATAGCTGATATTGCCAAAGGCTTAGGTACTCAATACACCCAGGATTGTGGAGAATACTATGTTCAGATACCGGATTCTTGGGGCCAGGGACAGATCAAGGGAATTAACTTTGAAGGCGGATTGGGTCTGCTGATTTATGATTGCCTATTTTATGAGGATCTGGAGATAAGTTTCACTGTAAACCAAACCCATCCCCTGAAGTTTCTTTTTTGCCTAAATGGCAACCTACTTCATCATTTCGAGCAAGATGGTGAGGAGCATGCCCTACAGCAACATCAAAATATCATAGTGGCCAGTAAGGGTTACAATGGGCATGTACTTCAATTTCAAAAGCAGCAGAAAACAGAGATTTATAGTCTTGAAGTGGATAGACATAGATTTAAAGAGCGCATGGAATGTGAATTGGCAAAAGCACACACCAACTTAAAATCCATTTTTGAGGACGAACTTGCCAAAACTTCATTTTATTACAATGGCATGTACAGTCTCAGATTAGGCGAGATATTTGAAGAAATAAAAACCCATCAATATACTGACCTGATTAAGAAGATTTTTCTAGAAAGCCAATCCTATAGAATGCTGGTGCAGCAGCTCATACAATACGATGATGACTATCAAGGATCTGATCAACGTAATATCCTGCGGCAGTCGGAGGCGCATGCAATCAGAGAAGCTGTAGAAATCATGAAAATAGAGCTGGATTCTATTGAATCCCTAAATTCAATTGCCCAACGGGTGGGCTTAAATGCTAAAAAATTCCAGAATGGGTTCCGTCATTTCTTCGGAAAAAGCGCCAATGAATACCTGCAATTTTTGAGATTGAGTCTTGCTAAAGACCTGCTGCTCAATACAGAAGATAGCATTCAGGAAATCAAGGAAAAAGTAGGATTCAACAGTCAAAGTTACTTCAGTGAACTCTTCAAAAAGATGTATCACGATACCCCATCCAACTTCCGAAAAACCCATAGAAAAGGAAAATCATCGTTAAAAAAGTTGTTATAA
- a CDS encoding glucoamylase family protein, translated as MKYYSLQFIAIAALSFACQKAEEKSNTIKATPYDIHVELSWDKSPEADSYGVWVSMDDDHYTRRAVLEDTLYLDFVNDLGMELDLNYEIRAYSGEDSTIVGRAATKTHKMTDEELLDMVEFYTFRYFWDGAEPNSGLAPERIHIDGEYPQNDAHVVTTGGSGMGIFGLIAGMGRGWISKEQGVARFEKIVGFLEKADKFKGVWPHWINGQTGKVQPFGQKDNGGDLVESAFLMQGLIAVREYFKDGDDRQKAIAQRIDQLWKDMDWTWYTRDGQDVLYWHWSPEYAWDMNFPLEGYNECLITYVLAASSPTHTIDTAAYHKGWARSGGIKSDKEAFGYDLILKHNGAEEKGGPLFWAHYSYLGLNPMGLSDQYADYQKLNTNHTLINRAHAVENPNGYSGYGEDLWGLTASYSINGYNAHFPRNDTGVISPTAAISSIPYTPKESIKVIKNLYYNYGKKVLGRYGFYDAMSPEHDYFPTRYLAIDQGPMVAMIENYRTGLGWRLFMGAPEIQEGLKKLGFQVPAPDLK; from the coding sequence ATGAAATACTACTCTCTCCAATTTATCGCGATAGCCGCACTCTCTTTTGCCTGCCAAAAAGCAGAAGAAAAATCTAATACCATCAAAGCCACCCCATACGATATCCATGTGGAACTCTCTTGGGACAAAAGCCCAGAGGCAGATTCCTATGGAGTTTGGGTAAGTATGGATGATGATCACTATACGAGACGGGCTGTGTTGGAAGACACCCTTTACCTGGATTTTGTAAATGACCTTGGGATGGAGTTGGATCTGAATTACGAGATCCGAGCTTATTCTGGTGAGGATTCTACCATCGTTGGAAGAGCTGCAACCAAAACACACAAGATGACCGATGAAGAACTTCTGGACATGGTGGAGTTTTATACATTCCGATACTTCTGGGATGGAGCAGAACCAAATTCGGGTCTAGCTCCTGAGCGGATACACATAGACGGAGAATATCCGCAAAACGATGCTCATGTAGTGACCACAGGTGGATCAGGAATGGGGATTTTTGGATTGATCGCTGGAATGGGAAGAGGCTGGATTTCTAAGGAGCAAGGCGTAGCAAGATTTGAAAAAATAGTAGGGTTCCTGGAAAAAGCAGACAAATTCAAAGGAGTTTGGCCGCATTGGATCAATGGACAGACAGGAAAAGTCCAGCCTTTTGGACAGAAAGATAATGGGGGAGATCTGGTAGAATCAGCCTTTTTGATGCAAGGTCTTATCGCAGTACGGGAGTATTTCAAAGATGGAGATGATAGACAAAAAGCTATTGCGCAGCGTATAGATCAACTCTGGAAGGATATGGACTGGACTTGGTACACACGAGATGGGCAGGATGTGCTGTATTGGCACTGGTCACCGGAGTATGCCTGGGACATGAACTTTCCTCTGGAAGGATACAATGAGTGCTTGATCACATATGTTCTAGCGGCATCCTCTCCTACGCACACCATAGATACGGCAGCATATCACAAAGGCTGGGCAAGAAGCGGAGGAATCAAATCAGACAAGGAAGCTTTTGGATATGACTTGATTCTAAAACATAACGGCGCAGAAGAAAAAGGCGGGCCACTTTTCTGGGCTCACTATTCCTATCTGGGTTTGAATCCTATGGGACTCTCGGATCAGTACGCAGATTATCAAAAGTTGAACACCAACCACACGTTGATCAATCGGGCACATGCAGTGGAAAATCCCAACGGATATTCTGGTTATGGAGAAGATCTCTGGGGACTTACCGCCTCCTATTCTATCAACGGTTACAATGCACATTTTCCAAGAAATGACACCGGAGTAATCTCTCCTACTGCAGCTATTTCCTCCATCCCATACACTCCAAAGGAATCCATAAAAGTGATCAAAAATCTTTATTACAATTATGGTAAAAAAGTACTTGGCCGATACGGTTTCTATGATGCCATGAGCCCAGAGCACGACTACTTCCCTACCCGATACCTGGCAATTGATCAAGGTCCTATGGTGGCGATGATAGAGAATTATAGAACAGGTCTGGGGTGGAGATTATTTATGGGAGCACCAGAGATTCAGGAAGGTTTGAAGAAATTGGGATTCCAAGTACCTGCCCCTGATTTAAAATAA
- a CDS encoding diacylglycerol/lipid kinase family protein: protein MKIILLYNPTAGEEDFPLGKIISSLENQGARVLAQNTTEEKFEKVFDLIFDLIIIAGGDGTVEKILLEIRDTNIPIAILPYGNANNIACSLGLTSDYENLVKKFEQKKFHYLSIGKYETPEKTGWFIEGIGWGIFTALLLQIERDEKKVKDSTSKVDFGLKNLKKLPDKLPVNEYQIELDGEDYSGKYIWVEIMNTRRLGPQLALAPDADHSDKYLDIMLVKKSQKSELKEFLKAQKKAFSPSPFQTLKAKKIKVQSQLPFHVDDDLMQHSTLYEGVPEVKVTLAKGQLKILQN, encoded by the coding sequence ATGAAGATCATTCTATTATATAATCCAACCGCAGGAGAAGAGGATTTTCCTTTAGGAAAAATAATTTCATCACTGGAAAATCAAGGAGCTAGAGTGCTAGCACAAAATACCACCGAAGAAAAATTCGAAAAGGTATTCGACCTGATTTTTGACCTGATCATCATCGCAGGTGGAGATGGTACAGTAGAAAAAATTTTACTTGAAATACGAGATACCAATATCCCCATTGCTATCCTGCCCTATGGCAACGCCAATAATATAGCCTGCAGCCTTGGCCTGACTTCAGATTATGAAAATCTGGTCAAGAAATTTGAGCAAAAGAAATTTCATTACTTAAGCATCGGGAAATATGAAACCCCTGAAAAAACTGGTTGGTTTATAGAAGGCATAGGATGGGGAATTTTTACTGCCTTGCTTTTGCAGATCGAGCGGGATGAAAAGAAGGTAAAGGATAGTACCTCCAAAGTGGATTTTGGCTTAAAGAATCTCAAAAAACTCCCAGATAAACTCCCTGTAAATGAATACCAAATAGAGCTAGATGGTGAAGATTACTCTGGTAAATATATTTGGGTAGAGATCATGAACACCAGAAGGCTTGGTCCTCAACTAGCGCTTGCGCCAGATGCAGACCACAGTGATAAATATCTGGATATTATGCTGGTGAAAAAAAGTCAAAAATCAGAGTTGAAGGAATTTTTAAAGGCTCAAAAGAAGGCCTTCTCCCCTAGCCCATTTCAAACTTTAAAAGCAAAAAAAATCAAAGTCCAGTCTCAGCTTCCATTTCATGTGGATGATGATCTGATGCAGCACAGTACGCTTTATGAAGGCGTGCCTGAGGTCAAAGTGACTCTTGCCAAAGGGCAATTGAAAATCTTGCAAAATTAA